ACGCTAAACCAGGTATTGTGTGCAGAGAGCTATAACCAGAGCCGTTTCCAGATATTAAGAGAACTTTCTCTGCTTTCTTCTTTTGTAAAGGGACTGAATGAATACATCAATAAAAAAGGGACTCCGGCAATAGAGTTTGACAGTCGGGATTTCACACCTTTTCTTATGAATATTCTTCCGGCAATCCGCCTACTCAACATAAAAGTCTTATTACCCAAATCATTGCAACAATTATTACGTCCGCAAGCTACGCTCCGGTTAAAAAGGAAATCATCAACCGAAGGCAGCTTTATCCGCTTAGACGATTTGATGTCATTCGACTGGCAAGTGGCTGTGGGTAATGAGGTGTTATCTCCCAATGACTTTAACCGCCTACTGCAAAATGCCTCCGGTCTGATAAAGTTCAAACAGAGTTATATCTATGTGAACGAATCGGATATCGATAAAATATATAAAGCATTTACAAAAGAGACCTCATTTTCTCCCATTCAGCTATTGCAAACAGCTCTACTGGAAGAATATGAATCTGCTCCGATTGTGTTGACTGATGAATTACGTTCTCTGATCAAAGACTTTACCTCTCAGGAAATAATTCCGTTGCCTCAAAAGCTGAATGCCCAATTGCGACCATATCAGGAAAGAGGCTTTTCATGGATGTACCGAAATACACGAATCGGCTTTGGAAGCATTCTTGCCGATGATATGGGATTGGGAAAAACGCTTCAGGTTATTACACTGTTGCTAAAACTAAAAGAGGAAGGAATGATGCAAAAAGAGAAGGTGCTTATTGTAACTCCAACCGGATTGCTGACCAACTGGCAAACAGAAATAGAAAAATTCGCTCCTTTTGTTTCCACCTTTGTTTATCACGGTTCAACACGTAACCTGAAAGATTTTGATGCTGATATTATGCTTACCTCATACGGTGTGCTGCGTTCGGACACGGCATTACTGAAGAAGAAAAAGTGGCAGGTAATGGTGATTGATGAAGCACAAAACATCAAAAATCAAGATACCGCGCAAAGTAAAGCTGTAAGGAGTATCCCGGCAGGTACACACATTGCATTAAGTGGAACTCCTGTAGAGAACCGTCTTTCTGAATTCTGGTCTATCATGGATTTTGCAAACAAAGGTTATCTGGGCAACATTAAAAAATTTAAGGAAGAGTATGCACAACCTATTCAGATTTCCAACGATATGCAGTGCGTGGAACGATTCCGTAAAATAACTGCACCATTTATGATGCGCCGTCTGAAATCGGACAAATCAATCATTTCAGATTTACCTGATAAAATAGAGCAAAACAAATATGCCTTGTTAACCCAGTCACAAGCAGCTTTATATGAACAGACCTTAGAGGCAGCCATGGCAGAGATAGAAGGTATAAAAGAGACAGATCATGAATCACTTTTCAAACGTCAGGGATTGGTTCTTCAAATGATACTGGCTTTGAAACAAATATGCAACCACCCTACTCAGTTCCTCAAAAACGGACAGTTCAACCCCTCTCTTTCAGGTAAAACCGAGATGTTGCTCGACTTAATTGAGTCCATTGTTGATAGCAGCGAAAAAGTGCTAATCTTTACCCAATTCCGCGAAATGGGAGAAATGTTACAGTTATTTCTAGAAGAGCGATTGGGTGAACGCCCGATGTTCTATCACGGTGGATGTAGTTTAAAAGAACGGCAAACAATGGTTGAACGGTTTCAGAATAACAGAGCGGACAAGGTATTTCTCCTTTCTCTGAAAGCAGCAGGAACAGGATTAAATCTGACAGCAGCCTCACATGTAGTACATTATGACTTGTGGTGGAATCCGGCAGTAGAAGCACAAGCTACAGACCGTGCCTATCGTATCGGACAAAACAAAAATGTAATGGTACACCGTTTCATTACTAAAAACACGTTTGAGGAACGTATTGATGATATGATACAAAAGAAAAAAAATCTGGCTGATTTAACCGTAACATCGGGCGAAAACTGGATTGGGAAATTAAGTAATAAGGAATTGAGAGAGGTATTTGGGGGATAGAATGATGTTCTTATGACTGATCTTTATTCCAATGGTTTTGTGTAGTTTGAACATAAAAACTTTTTCAGGAAAATTAAATTTTCGCAAATAACTCTAGCGCTCTAGCAGCACTAGCATAACAATCTGATTATAAACGCATTACAACCTATAGAGTATAACAAATAGCTCTAGCAGTACTCTAGCACTCTAGCGCTTTTGCAGGCAAATCTTATATATTCCAGACAACTTATTAAAGGATTAAAGCTGATAACCAACACTTTATGCAACTTATATCAGGCTTAAGAATAAGCATAGTCAACCCACAACAGGACGAGACAAGGTGCTAGAGTGCTAAAGTGTTTTCGCAAAATTAAAATTTATGTAGTGATTTGTAGGTTATCAAATGCCACTCCGGCTTTCAGAAATGATGCAGCGAGAGGTTGCTCAAACTCCCGAATGATTTTTTATATCTCAGGCGGGGGGTTGATGCGATGTTGTACGAAACAATCATATCTTCTGTACAAAAGAATTAATTATTTTGTACAGAAGAATGCATTCTTTTGTACAAGAACACACAAACATCCGGAATGGTTTTTGAAAAAGCAAACCAGAGTTCTGTTATACTCTGGCGAGATATTTCTTAAAAGCTTTCTATGAATGAAAAAAAAGACTCTTTATGTGAATTAATACAATCACAAATTTCTTAATAATAAAGACGTTTATATTTAATAATAATCATATTTCTGGCAAATCATTTGCATATCTCACAAAATTTAGAGAACATTG
This genomic interval from uncultured Bacteroides sp. contains the following:
- a CDS encoding DEAD/DEAH box helicase, which codes for MKSIISMAKSYGNTWWGNYWLKSLDNIDYENRLPRGKAYARKGNVKEIKIKGNIIKAKVAGSQPRPYSVTIIVPPFFEEQIELLMKEIVYRPALISKLLNRELDPDILIISESLGLKVFPRQWTDFKMQCNCPDWAVPCKHLASVIYMVSMEIDNNPFLVFEMHNVNLLDELKKRGIAIETKGNTDIPIFSDLFIRKMPKELNYEVPPFQRIDFSALQNIAEPLIQLLPENPPFYNDGDFRLKYQAELLRVVKKIQRVLKKNLAMEVLFPKAAAVVVTPLSHHSDISFRLNDDMTWNIMHHVTTENTNKLPAYKPDELLRALFMLNPDLLTDYQPSISALHQALFCALHLLAHGAIVPQIVSLDNKKYAIQWLPALIDEQVQKILAQLNNLLPNQLVETFPKGRKTPAYLKNQSEFLVSLFLNRLMVSLSGNIDNNEYMLLFFKNSPQSFSGVGQQEISGGIKVWLDRYYLTTRQYRPVFIVQESEDEKFYLNIQIEDTLHPEEESVTLNQVLCAESYNQSRFQILRELSLLSSFVKGLNEYINKKGTPAIEFDSRDFTPFLMNILPAIRLLNIKVLLPKSLQQLLRPQATLRLKRKSSTEGSFIRLDDLMSFDWQVAVGNEVLSPNDFNRLLQNASGLIKFKQSYIYVNESDIDKIYKAFTKETSFSPIQLLQTALLEEYESAPIVLTDELRSLIKDFTSQEIIPLPQKLNAQLRPYQERGFSWMYRNTRIGFGSILADDMGLGKTLQVITLLLKLKEEGMMQKEKVLIVTPTGLLTNWQTEIEKFAPFVSTFVYHGSTRNLKDFDADIMLTSYGVLRSDTALLKKKKWQVMVIDEAQNIKNQDTAQSKAVRSIPAGTHIALSGTPVENRLSEFWSIMDFANKGYLGNIKKFKEEYAQPIQISNDMQCVERFRKITAPFMMRRLKSDKSIISDLPDKIEQNKYALLTQSQAALYEQTLEAAMAEIEGIKETDHESLFKRQGLVLQMILALKQICNHPTQFLKNGQFNPSLSGKTEMLLDLIESIVDSSEKVLIFTQFREMGEMLQLFLEERLGERPMFYHGGCSLKERQTMVERFQNNRADKVFLLSLKAAGTGLNLTAASHVVHYDLWWNPAVEAQATDRAYRIGQNKNVMVHRFITKNTFEERIDDMIQKKKNLADLTVTSGENWIGKLSNKELREVFGG